A part of Haliotis asinina isolate JCU_RB_2024 chromosome 10, JCU_Hal_asi_v2, whole genome shotgun sequence genomic DNA contains:
- the LOC137298991 gene encoding WD repeat-containing protein 86-like: MGGCSSKEEEAGKYLEQSLYEHEAGINCMALSDDGSVLATGSEDKTARLWSTRTEYCECIGILRGHTDYINCILIEECFVLTGSADRSIRKWDVGTCECVLVMRGHSSLIYRMICTGDFIFTSSYDRTARCWDFDNGENIRVFRGHKRGVYPLIFIPADEDELADDEDLDGGRDILITGSADFSARSWNFETGCCLKIFKGHRGAVTCMSVDPTGRVLFTGSTDFTVRSWNLFKGTQLKMFSGHQGAVICMQVVNKIMYTGSSDHTGRSWVTEFGDCTRVYRGHKHTVSVIKVFDGMVYTACGDSVCRCYDAKSGALKREFVAHESTVTALQVVDGRLFTASYDGSLKVWDATGIKDDTTFGKDDDKDKDKMREVEKYTGFEQPQVDNNQNGIHQDQKIMID; encoded by the exons ATGGGTGGCTGTTCATCCAAAGAGGAAGAAGCCGGGAAGTACTTGGAGCAGTCTCTGTATGAGCATGAGGCTGGAATCAACTGTATGGCGCTCAGTGATGACGGGTCCGTCCTTGCCACAGGTAGCGAGGACAAGACTGCCAGACTATGGAGCACGAGGACGGAATATTGTGAATGTATTGGTATCCTCCGAGGACACACAGACTACATCAACTGCATCCTAATAGAGGAATGCTTTGTCCTCACCGGAAGTGCAGACAGGTCCATCCGGAAGTGGGATGTTGGAACGTGCGAATGCGTGCTTGTGATGCGAGGTCATTCCTCTCTGATCTACCGTATGATCTGTACCGGAGATTTCATATTCACCAGCTCATATGATCGTACCGCCCGATGCTGGGATTTCGACAATGGGGAAAATATACGGGTGTTTCGGGGCCACAAGAGAGGTGTGTACCCACTCATTTTCATCCCTGCCGATGAGGACGAACTTGCTGACGACGAAGATCTGGATGGAGGTCGAGACATCCTCATCACTGGCTCGGCTGATTTCTCTGCCAGGTCATGGAACTTCGAAACCGGATGTTGCTTGAAGATTTTCAAGGGTCATCGAGGGGCTGTCACGTGCATGAGTGTTGACCCAACCGGCCGGGTTTTGTTTACTGGAAGTACGGACTTCACCGTCCGCAGCTGGAATCTATTCAAGGGCACCCAACTGAAGATGTTCTCGGGCCACCAGGGAGCAGTTATTTGTATGCAG GTGGTCAACAAGATCATGTACACCGGCAGCTCTGACCACACCGGACGGTCCTGGGTGACTGAGTTTGGTGACTGCACTCGTGTGTACAGAGGGCACAAGCACACCGTCAGCGTCATCAAAGTGTTCGACGGCATGG TTTACACAGCTTGTGGCGACTCTGTGTGTCGATGCTATGACGCCAAGAGTGGCGCCCTAAAGCGGGAGTTTGTCGCTCATGAGAGTACCGTCACAGCTTTGCAG GTTGTTGACGGGCGCCTGTTCACTGCTTCTTATGACGGCAGTTTGAAGGTGTGGGATGCCACTGGAATCAAAGATGACACGACCTTCGGCAAAGATGATGACAAGGACAAAGATAAGATGCGAGAAGTTGAGAAATACACCGGCTTCGAACAGCCACAAGTGGACAACAACCAGAACGGGATTCACCAGGACCAGAAGATAATGATTGACTAA
- the LOC137298544 gene encoding uncharacterized protein, translating into MVTRGAVFAILALTLTVKVKGHGRLLVPPSRASMWRDGFNTPKNYDDNQLFCGGFYNQQSHGGKCGVCGDPWQGPRDHEAGGKYATGTIGATYVQGLKVTVTVEITANHLGWFEFRLCPVNDMKVRATQECLDRNLLALADGSGTRYPIGSASKRYHVDVILPSDVSCSQCVLQWKYHTGNSWGIDPDGRQCTGCGPQEEFYGCSDIAILSRTQQTTTVPTPPPFTFTSTTTTSTDSTPPPTTRRRRTTTTAATTTTCNPQATSCSQSDSCAVRAVIADDNVSSTWCWSNCASGRCKQVLVCVDP; encoded by the exons ATGGTGACACGAGGCGCAGTTTTTGCCATACTTGCCCTGACGCTAACGGTGAAGGTGAAAGGTCATGGTCGACTGCTGGTTCCCCCGTCTCGGGCGTCCATGTGGAGAGATGGTTTCAATACCCCCAAGAACTACGACGACAACCAACTCTTCTGCGGAGGCTTCTAT AATCAGCAAAGTCATGGCGGTAAATGTGGCGTGTGTGGCGATCCCTGGCAGGGACCGCGTGACCACGAGGCAGGAGGAAAATACGCCACAGGAACAATAGGCGCAACGTACGTTCAAGGTCTAAAGGTCACAGTCACAGTGGAGATCACGGCCAATCATCTTGGCTGGTTTGAGTTCCGCCTGTGTCCTGTGAATGACATGAAAGTCAGGGCCACCCAGGAATGTCTAGATCGCAACCTCCTGGCCCTGGCCGATGGGTCAGGAACAAGATACCCAATTGGTTCAGCAAGTAAACGGTATCACGTAGATGTCATCCTTCCGTCCGACGTCAGCTGTAGTCAGTGCGTCTTGCAGTGGAAATACCACACAG GAAACAGCTGGGGCATTGACCCTGACGGTCGACAGTGTACTGGATGTGGGCCACAGGAGGAGTTCTATGGTTGCTCAGACATTGCCATCCTGTCCAGAACTCAACAGACCACAACAGTTCCAACACCCCCACCTTTCACCTTCACCTcaacaacaaccacatcaaCGGACtccacaccaccaccaacaacaagaagaagaagaacaacaacaacagcagcaacaacaacaacgtgtAACCCTCAAGCAACCTCTTGCAGTCAGTCCGACAGTTGTGCAGTGCGTGCAGTGATAGCCGACGATAATGTCAGTAGCACGTGGTGCTGGAGCAACTGTGCGTCTGGTCGCTGCAAGCAAGTGCTTGTGTGTGTCGACCCATGA